Proteins from one Thermus islandicus DSM 21543 genomic window:
- a CDS encoding FAD-dependent oxidoreductase: MGKRLVVIGGVAGGASAAAKAKRENPELEVVVYEKSGWVSYGACGLPYVLSGEIPQLEKLVARTPEAFWKQGVRVHTHHEVLEVDYGRRVLTVRDHAEGRTFQDRFDHLVIATGARPALPPLPGGEQEGVYTLRNMEDGQRLLRALEGARRAAILGAGYIGLEVAEAFRRRGLEVTLLELKDRPLPHWDPEVGGLLRQELERHGVEVWTGVRVEALRGLGRVEAVETSEGVVPADLVLLATGIRPNVELAQTMGVALGPTGAIATDERMRTNLEGVYAAGDVAESFHQVLKRPFWLPLGDVANKHGRTAGSVIAGKDARFQGVVGTAIFKAFDLAVATTGLSLEAARKEGLAAQKVFIQARDGAHYYPGSRPLWVELVYEEGTGRLLGGAVVAYGQGALRIDTLAALLHRGSTLEDLLGLDLAYAPPFSPVWDPLLIAAQQAH; encoded by the coding sequence ATGGGCAAGCGCCTGGTGGTCATCGGGGGCGTGGCCGGCGGGGCTTCGGCGGCCGCCAAGGCCAAGCGGGAGAACCCCGAGTTGGAGGTGGTGGTCTACGAGAAGTCGGGCTGGGTTTCCTACGGGGCCTGCGGCCTGCCCTACGTGCTCTCCGGGGAGATCCCCCAACTGGAGAAGCTGGTGGCCCGGACTCCCGAGGCGTTCTGGAAGCAAGGGGTGAGGGTCCACACCCATCACGAGGTGCTGGAGGTGGACTATGGCCGCCGCGTCCTCACGGTGCGCGACCACGCCGAGGGGCGGACCTTCCAGGATCGGTTTGATCACCTGGTGATCGCCACGGGGGCCAGGCCCGCCCTCCCGCCCCTCCCCGGTGGGGAGCAGGAAGGGGTCTACACCCTGAGGAACATGGAGGACGGGCAACGGCTCTTGCGGGCCCTGGAAGGGGCCAGGCGGGCCGCCATCCTGGGAGCCGGGTACATCGGCCTCGAGGTGGCCGAGGCCTTCCGCAGGCGGGGCCTGGAGGTCACCCTCCTGGAGCTCAAGGACCGCCCCCTGCCCCACTGGGACCCTGAGGTGGGCGGGCTCCTCCGGCAGGAGCTGGAGCGCCACGGGGTAGAGGTCTGGACCGGGGTACGGGTGGAGGCCCTAAGGGGCCTGGGCCGGGTAGAGGCGGTGGAGACCTCGGAAGGGGTGGTGCCCGCCGACCTGGTCCTCCTGGCCACGGGGATCAGGCCCAACGTGGAGCTGGCCCAGACCATGGGGGTGGCCCTGGGACCCACGGGAGCCATCGCCACCGACGAGAGGATGCGCACCAATCTGGAGGGGGTTTACGCCGCCGGGGACGTGGCGGAGAGCTTCCACCAGGTCTTAAAGCGCCCCTTCTGGCTGCCCCTGGGGGACGTGGCCAACAAGCACGGCCGCACGGCAGGGAGCGTGATCGCCGGGAAAGACGCCCGCTTTCAGGGTGTGGTGGGTACCGCCATCTTCAAAGCCTTTGACCTGGCGGTGGCCACCACGGGTCTCTCCCTGGAGGCGGCCAGAAAGGAGGGCCTGGCGGCCCAAAAGGTCTTCATCCAAGCCCGCGACGGGGCCCACTACTACCCGGGAAGCCGGCCCCTCTGGGTGGAGCTCGTCTACGAGGAGGGGACGGGGAGGCTTCTGGGTGGAGCGGTGGTGGCCTATGGGCAGGGGGCCCTCCGCATAGACACCCTCGCCGCCCTCCTCCACCGGGGGAGCACCCTGGAGGACCTCCTGGGGCTGGACCTGGCCTACGCCCCGCCCTTTAGCCCCGTCTGGGACCCGCTCCTTATCGCCGCCCAGCAGGCGCACTAG
- a CDS encoding ABC transporter permease, with product MEVFLLVLRNLLARPVRSLLTLLGVLVATGSMVLFLSFGEGLRRALFQELSRVGPAIQVVPEGTEGLGLGGFPEITPGALNALEEAGRALGVRAVVPVLFLARGGFDPASSFLFQGLPQGVGPDLLYPGVRPQAGRLRPSERGAVVGGKVARRHGLSLGSPLRLSPQVTLKVEGILEETGGLADNLLFVPLAAIQEVLGTQNYSAVLVALSPGQKAEEVARALEKAVPGLKAQTTGEVMRFAERALRISDLVRFGISLVALVVGGLLVANTVMMSVYERIREFGIMRALGARRGFVFRLVVLESLLLSLLGGVLGLGLGALASGAINLYTLDQVGLALSAVTGRLALFALGVALSLGLLAGLLPAHHASRIPVVEALGRV from the coding sequence ATGGAGGTCTTCCTCTTGGTCCTGCGCAACCTCCTGGCGAGGCCCGTGCGGAGCCTCCTCACCCTGCTTGGGGTGCTGGTGGCCACGGGAAGCATGGTCCTCTTCCTCTCCTTTGGGGAGGGCCTGCGCCGGGCCCTCTTTCAGGAGCTCTCCCGGGTGGGCCCCGCCATCCAGGTGGTGCCCGAGGGCACGGAAGGCTTAGGCCTCGGAGGCTTTCCCGAGATCACCCCTGGGGCCCTCAACGCCCTGGAAGAGGCGGGGCGGGCCCTCGGGGTGCGGGCGGTGGTCCCGGTCCTCTTCCTGGCCCGGGGCGGCTTTGACCCCGCGAGCAGCTTCCTCTTCCAGGGCCTGCCCCAAGGCGTGGGCCCGGACCTCCTCTACCCCGGGGTAAGGCCCCAGGCGGGCCGCCTGCGGCCTTCGGAGAGGGGCGCGGTGGTGGGAGGCAAGGTGGCCAGGCGCCACGGGCTTTCCCTGGGAAGCCCCCTGCGCCTCTCCCCGCAGGTAACCCTAAAGGTGGAGGGGATCCTGGAGGAAACGGGGGGTCTTGCGGACAACCTCCTCTTCGTGCCCTTGGCCGCCATTCAGGAGGTGCTGGGCACCCAGAACTACAGCGCTGTCCTCGTCGCGCTAAGTCCCGGCCAGAAGGCGGAGGAGGTGGCCCGGGCCCTGGAAAAGGCCGTCCCCGGCCTCAAGGCCCAGACCACGGGCGAGGTGATGCGCTTCGCCGAGCGGGCCCTAAGGATCAGCGACCTGGTGCGCTTCGGCATCAGTCTGGTAGCCCTGGTGGTGGGGGGGCTTCTCGTGGCCAACACCGTGATGATGTCCGTGTACGAAAGGATCCGCGAGTTCGGGATCATGCGGGCCCTGGGGGCGAGGCGGGGCTTCGTCTTTCGCCTGGTGGTCCTGGAATCCCTCCTCCTGAGCCTCCTGGGCGGGGTCTTGGGGCTTGGGCTTGGGGCCCTGGCCTCGGGGGCCATCAACCTTTACACCCTGGACCAGGTGGGGCTTGCCCTCTCTGCGGTAACGGGGAGGCTCGCCCTCTTCGCCCTGGGGGTAGCCCTGAGCCTGGGGCTTTTGGCGGGGCTCCTGCCTGCGCATCACGCGAGCCGCATCCCCGTGGTGGAGGCCCTGGGTAGGGTATAG
- a CDS encoding ABC transporter ATP-binding protein yields MTLRAENLTKRYRQGEKAVTALSGFTYAFPQGATAIVGPSGSGKTTLLNLLAGFDLPTEGGVYLGEIPLHALSEDERAGVRLRHMGFVFQQWNLIPTLTALENVALPLLLAGWPRRKRLQRAAELLERVGLAHRLHHPPSRLSGGEQQRVALARALALDPGVLFADEPTGNLDAESREQVAALLLEEGKARTLVLVTHDLELAQRAERILYLKGGRLLKEVGPAVGP; encoded by the coding sequence ATGACGCTAAGGGCGGAAAACCTCACCAAGCGCTACCGGCAGGGGGAAAAGGCGGTGACGGCCCTTTCGGGGTTCACCTACGCCTTTCCCCAGGGCGCCACCGCCATCGTGGGCCCCTCGGGAAGCGGCAAGACCACCCTCTTAAACCTCCTGGCCGGCTTTGACCTGCCCACGGAGGGGGGGGTCTACCTGGGGGAGATCCCCCTCCACGCCCTTTCCGAGGATGAGCGGGCGGGGGTGCGCCTCAGGCACATGGGCTTCGTCTTCCAGCAGTGGAACCTTATCCCCACCCTCACCGCCCTGGAGAACGTGGCCCTCCCCCTGCTCCTTGCCGGCTGGCCAAGGAGGAAGCGCCTGCAGCGGGCGGCGGAGCTCTTGGAGCGGGTGGGGCTCGCCCACCGCCTCCACCATCCCCCAAGCCGCCTCTCGGGGGGAGAGCAGCAAAGGGTGGCCCTGGCCAGAGCCTTGGCCCTGGACCCAGGGGTCCTCTTCGCCGACGAGCCCACGGGCAACCTGGACGCGGAAAGCCGCGAGCAGGTGGCCGCCCTGCTCTTGGAAGAGGGGAAGGCGCGGACCTTGGTCCTGGTGACCCACGACCTGGAGCTGGCGCAGAGGGCCGAGCGCATCCTCTACCTCAAGGGGGGGAGGCTTCTTAAAGAGGTGGGCCCCGCGGTAGGCCCCTAG
- the aceA gene encoding isocitrate lyase, producing MDPLSRLTPEMREEAEALRREWETNPRWKGVRRDYRPEDVVRLRPSVRVEHTLAKRGAEKLWRLLHEKPYVHTFGAYTGAMAVEMVRAGLEAIYLSGWQVAADANLAYETYPDQSLYPVNSVPQVVRRLNKALMRADQVERAEGRVSRDWYVPIVADAEAGFGGALNVFELTKQMIEAGAAGIHYEDQLASEKKCGHLGGKVLVPTAQHIRTLQAARLAADVMGVPTVIIARTDAEAATLITSDIDERDRPFIVPGERTPEGFYRFKSGLEAGIARALAYAPYADVLWMETSKPDLEEARRFAEAVKREYPDKLLAYNLSPSFNWRKFLDEETIAKFNRELGAMGYKFQFITLAGWHTVNYYTFALARGYKERGMPAFVELQEKEFAAQKEGFTAVKHQREVGAGYFDEVVLALTQGQASTLALKGSTEEAQFAETTR from the coding sequence ATGGACCCCCTGAGCAGGCTGACCCCGGAGATGCGGGAGGAAGCGGAGGCCCTGAGGCGCGAGTGGGAGACGAACCCCCGGTGGAAGGGGGTGCGGCGGGACTACCGTCCCGAGGACGTGGTGCGGCTCCGCCCCAGCGTGAGGGTGGAGCACACCCTGGCCAAACGGGGGGCGGAGAAGCTGTGGCGGCTCCTCCATGAGAAGCCCTACGTGCACACCTTCGGGGCCTACACCGGGGCCATGGCGGTGGAGATGGTGCGGGCTGGCCTCGAGGCCATCTACCTTTCCGGCTGGCAGGTGGCTGCGGACGCCAACCTGGCCTACGAGACCTACCCCGACCAGTCCCTCTACCCGGTCAACTCCGTGCCCCAGGTGGTCCGCCGCCTCAACAAGGCCCTCATGCGGGCCGACCAGGTGGAGCGGGCCGAGGGCAGGGTGAGCCGCGACTGGTACGTGCCCATCGTGGCCGACGCCGAGGCCGGCTTCGGTGGGGCCCTCAACGTCTTTGAGCTCACCAAGCAGATGATTGAGGCAGGGGCCGCGGGCATCCACTACGAGGACCAGCTCGCCAGCGAGAAGAAGTGCGGCCACCTGGGGGGCAAGGTCCTCGTGCCCACGGCGCAGCACATCCGCACCCTGCAGGCGGCGCGGCTTGCGGCGGACGTGATGGGCGTGCCCACGGTGATCATCGCCCGCACCGACGCCGAGGCCGCCACCCTCATCACCAGCGACATTGACGAACGGGACCGCCCCTTCATCGTCCCGGGCGAGCGCACCCCCGAGGGCTTCTACCGCTTCAAGAGCGGCCTCGAGGCCGGCATCGCCCGGGCCCTGGCCTACGCCCCCTACGCCGACGTCCTCTGGATGGAGACCTCCAAGCCCGACCTGGAGGAGGCCAGGAGGTTCGCCGAGGCGGTGAAGCGGGAATACCCCGACAAGCTCCTCGCCTACAACCTCTCCCCCTCCTTCAACTGGAGGAAGTTCCTGGACGAGGAGACCATCGCCAAGTTCAACCGCGAGCTCGGGGCGATGGGGTACAAGTTCCAGTTCATCACCCTGGCGGGCTGGCACACGGTCAACTACTACACCTTTGCCCTGGCCCGGGGGTACAAGGAGCGGGGCATGCCCGCCTTCGTGGAGCTCCAGGAGAAGGAGTTCGCCGCCCAGAAGGAGGGCTTCACCGCCGTCAAGCACCAGCGGGAGGTGGGCGCGGGCTACTTTGATGAGGTGGTCCTGGCCCTCACCCAGGGGCAGGCCTCCACCCTGGCCCTCAAGGGCTCCACGGAAGAGGCCCAGTTCGCCGAAACGACCCGCTGA
- a CDS encoding NIPSNAP family protein: MKVQMRRYTLKEGARAGFQKVFLETIVPLRQALGFRVLGAYWLSEREFLWFVAHEDFERAEQAYYAHPERKKVDPSQFLETVEARFVERLL; encoded by the coding sequence ATGAAGGTGCAGATGCGCCGCTACACCCTCAAGGAAGGGGCTAGGGCGGGCTTCCAAAAGGTTTTCCTGGAGACCATCGTCCCCCTGCGCCAGGCCCTAGGCTTCCGGGTGCTCGGGGCCTACTGGCTCTCCGAGCGGGAGTTTTTGTGGTTCGTGGCCCACGAGGACTTTGAGCGGGCGGAACAGGCCTATTATGCCCACCCCGAGCGGAAAAAAGTGGACCCAAGCCAGTTCCTGGAGACCGTGGAGGCCCGCTTCGTGGAACGCCTCCTGTAG